The proteins below come from a single Candidatus Dadabacteria bacterium genomic window:
- a CDS encoding anhydro-N-acetylmuramic acid kinase, translating into MNWLRPIISKEEKLVVGLISGTSMDGIDAALVRIRGSGEDAEVEVEDFICREYSDDARKLLLSPGVLNTASLSDLNFLLGQEFAAAVFDLLRKAALKTTDIDLVGTHGQTVFHNPPSLGQEVSSTLQLGEADVICEATGITTVGDFRTRDMAAGGEGAPFIPYVDYLLFSGTGKNVIAHNIGGISNCTLVTKKLGELLAFDTGPGNSLVDSVVRLASGGERSFDEDGTIAGEGSVNKDIFRRLMKNPYLDIEPPKSTGRELFGERMAGRLFSLAQKKGVSLPDLLRTLVEFTACSIVSAYERFIYPRADVEEVVLSGGGARNPVMVSRLREKLVPTRLCLSDEYGVPADAKEALGFAVLANETVCGNRTNVPAVTGARDATFLGKISIGKNIL; encoded by the coding sequence GTGAACTGGCTCCGTCCGATAATTTCAAAAGAAGAAAAACTGGTAGTTGGTCTCATTTCCGGGACTTCAATGGACGGTATTGACGCGGCGCTGGTAAGGATTCGCGGCTCGGGAGAGGATGCAGAAGTGGAGGTTGAGGACTTTATCTGCCGGGAATACTCCGATGACGCAAGGAAGCTCCTTCTCTCGCCCGGCGTCCTGAACACCGCCTCACTATCCGATCTTAATTTCCTGCTCGGCCAGGAGTTTGCCGCGGCGGTCTTTGATCTTCTGCGGAAGGCGGCACTCAAAACGACCGACATTGACCTAGTGGGCACCCACGGCCAGACGGTTTTTCATAACCCTCCTTCTCTGGGACAGGAGGTTTCCTCGACCCTTCAGCTGGGCGAAGCGGACGTTATCTGCGAGGCTACGGGAATTACCACGGTGGGAGATTTCAGGACTAGGGATATGGCGGCGGGCGGAGAAGGAGCGCCCTTTATCCCCTACGTCGACTACCTGCTGTTCTCCGGAACCGGTAAAAACGTAATAGCCCATAACATAGGGGGCATTTCCAACTGCACTCTGGTCACGAAAAAACTCGGGGAACTTCTGGCTTTCGATACGGGACCCGGCAATTCCTTGGTGGACTCGGTGGTGCGCCTTGCCTCGGGTGGCGAGAGGAGTTTCGATGAGGACGGCACGATAGCGGGGGAGGGTTCGGTTAATAAGGACATTTTCCGCAGGCTCATGAAAAATCCGTACCTTGATATAGAACCCCCTAAATCGACCGGCAGGGAGCTTTTCGGGGAACGGATGGCGGGGAGGCTTTTTTCCCTTGCCCAGAAAAAAGGGGTATCCCTTCCCGATCTCCTGCGCACCCTCGTCGAGTTTACTGCCTGTTCTATAGTCTCTGCCTATGAAAGATTCATTTACCCTCGTGCGGATGTGGAAGAAGTCGTGCTGAGCGGCGGCGGCGCCAGAAACCCCGTAATGGTCTCGAGGCTTCGCGAAAAGCTCGTCCCGACGCGGCTTTGCCTCTCGGATGAATACGGTGTTCCCGCAGATGCCAAGGAAGCTCTAGGATTCGCGGTGCTTGCGAATGAAACCGTGTGCGGGAACCGGACGAACGTGCCGGCAGTTACGGGAGCCCGGGATGCCACGTTTCTCGGAAAAATCTCGATTGGGAAGAATATCTTGTAA
- a CDS encoding Na+:solute symporter, with protein sequence MKLHAVDWMLLGLYLAFSLGVGLYFSRRASGSLSDYFVSGRGLPWWLLGTSMVATTFAADTPLAITGWIRTEGIWKNWFWWNYIFSHALVIVVFSRLWRRAQVITDNELIELRYGGRPAAFLRGFKAFYFSTIFNFIVMGWVITAMIKVFEVFFGVGQIYAVSLCVGIVLVYTVFSGLWGVVITDFVQYAIALGGTIILAVVVINSDAVGGYGQFVSKIAELPPEQTSMFITQTAGTEEFFSSDFFTFIIFMTVVWWSSHNADGGGYFIQRLCSAKDERHALAGTAWFALNHYVLRLWPWVLVALASVVIFPEAAGVAGGDDESVYLVMIRDFLPPGLRGLLLVSFLAAFMSTVSTHLNWGASYLVNDLYRRFVRQSAPQRHYVAVSRIATVVLAVIAGAVALQIKNIGDAWIFLWAMSSGVGLVLILRWFWWRINAWSEIVALASSLATILVLILYTEARGIPLELRHQILVVPVSIACWVAATFATAPESWEKLSEFYSRVRPPGLWSPVRKKAGIAPGRGVLSSVFLNWSLVVSFLLCFMIGTGKLVLGDVETALWLLCGSALALVLILRRRGSFFR encoded by the coding sequence ATGAAACTCCACGCCGTAGACTGGATGCTGCTCGGCCTCTACCTGGCCTTTTCCCTGGGAGTGGGACTTTATTTTTCAAGGAGGGCGTCCGGGAGTCTTTCAGACTATTTCGTTTCGGGGCGCGGGCTTCCTTGGTGGCTTCTCGGAACCTCGATGGTCGCCACCACTTTCGCCGCCGACACCCCGCTTGCCATAACCGGGTGGATAAGGACCGAAGGGATATGGAAGAACTGGTTCTGGTGGAACTACATCTTCAGCCACGCGCTCGTGATAGTGGTTTTCTCGAGGCTCTGGAGAAGGGCGCAGGTTATAACCGACAACGAGCTGATAGAGCTTCGCTACGGGGGCCGCCCCGCCGCGTTTCTCCGGGGGTTCAAGGCGTTTTATTTCTCGACGATTTTCAATTTCATAGTGATGGGGTGGGTTATAACCGCGATGATCAAGGTGTTTGAGGTCTTTTTCGGAGTGGGGCAGATATATGCGGTTTCGCTTTGCGTAGGAATCGTGCTCGTCTACACGGTCTTCTCCGGGCTCTGGGGAGTCGTGATAACGGATTTCGTACAGTACGCGATAGCGCTCGGCGGCACGATCATACTCGCGGTCGTGGTAATAAATTCTGACGCAGTCGGAGGGTACGGGCAGTTCGTAAGCAAAATCGCGGAGCTTCCCCCCGAGCAGACCTCCATGTTCATTACGCAGACTGCAGGCACTGAAGAGTTTTTCTCCTCTGACTTTTTCACATTCATTATCTTCATGACTGTTGTCTGGTGGTCCTCCCACAACGCTGACGGCGGAGGTTACTTCATACAGCGGCTCTGTTCCGCAAAAGACGAGAGACACGCCCTTGCGGGCACGGCGTGGTTTGCGCTTAACCATTACGTGCTTCGCCTCTGGCCGTGGGTTCTGGTTGCGCTGGCTTCGGTGGTAATCTTTCCCGAAGCGGCCGGGGTGGCAGGCGGGGACGATGAGTCGGTTTACCTTGTGATGATAAGGGACTTTCTCCCGCCGGGTCTTCGGGGCCTTCTGCTGGTTTCCTTTCTCGCGGCGTTTATGTCCACGGTTTCTACCCACCTTAACTGGGGTGCCTCGTATCTCGTGAATGATCTTTACAGGAGGTTCGTGCGGCAAAGCGCCCCGCAGCGCCATTACGTGGCGGTCTCGAGGATCGCGACCGTGGTGCTTGCCGTCATCGCGGGCGCAGTGGCGCTTCAGATAAAAAACATAGGGGATGCCTGGATATTTCTCTGGGCCATGAGTTCGGGAGTCGGCCTTGTGCTCATACTCAGGTGGTTCTGGTGGAGGATAAACGCCTGGAGCGAGATAGTGGCGCTTGCATCGTCGCTTGCGACCATACTGGTTCTGATTCTCTACACAGAGGCCAGGGGCATTCCGCTTGAACTGCGCCACCAGATACTGGTTGTTCCCGTCTCGATAGCCTGCTGGGTTGCGGCCACTTTCGCCACGGCTCCCGAGTCCTGGGAAAAACTCTCGGAATTCTACTCGAGGGTAAGGCCCCCTGGCCTCTGGTCCCCTGTCCGCAAGAAAGCTGGAATTGCGCCGGGGCGGGGAGTTCTCTCTTCTGTTTTTCTTAACTGGTCGCTTGTCGTGTCCTTTCTTCTCTGTTTCATGATAGGGACGGGCAAGCTCGTTCTGGGAGACGTGGAAACCGCGCTCTGGCTTCTTTGCGGCTCTGCGCTTGCGCTTGTCCTCATCCTTCGCCGCCGCGGCAGTTTTTTCCGCTAG
- a CDS encoding NADH-quinone oxidoreductase subunit I, which produces MVAMAINVKVLERPRLSFWEKLYIPQVLKGLMITIRHITRHQPITVKYPEEVKALPENYRGLHVMPADDEGEIRCVACKLCEIACPTQAISIVSEPADDYGIERRPKVYNIDFMRCVFCGFCVEACPCDALRMGMKYELSSYNRAGLVHTKEVFFDPNVKSDAPRDNANFLYKMGKGEILDSPEEISRIMGMDGTYSKEEPVSGSPGS; this is translated from the coding sequence ATGGTTGCTATGGCGATAAACGTAAAAGTGCTTGAGCGACCCCGGCTTTCTTTCTGGGAGAAGCTTTACATTCCCCAGGTGCTGAAGGGCCTTATGATCACCATAAGGCACATCACGCGTCACCAGCCGATAACCGTGAAATACCCCGAGGAGGTAAAAGCGCTTCCTGAGAACTACAGGGGGCTTCACGTAATGCCTGCCGATGACGAGGGCGAGATAAGGTGCGTTGCGTGCAAGCTCTGCGAGATCGCGTGTCCCACCCAGGCTATCTCCATAGTCTCGGAACCCGCGGACGATTACGGAATCGAGAGAAGGCCAAAGGTATACAACATAGACTTCATGCGCTGCGTTTTCTGCGGCTTCTGCGTTGAGGCCTGCCCGTGCGACGCGCTTCGGATGGGAATGAAGTACGAACTCTCTTCGTATAACCGCGCTGGACTCGTTCACACCAAAGAGGTTTTCTTTGACCCCAACGTAAAAAGCGACGCCCCGAGGGACAACGCGAACTTTCTTTACAAGATGGGCAAGGGAGAGATTCTTGATTCCCCGGAGGAAATTTCAAGAATAATGGGGATGGACGGGACCTACTCGAAAGAAGAACCGGTTTCCGGATCGCCGGGCTCCTGA
- the erpA gene encoding iron-sulfur cluster insertion protein ErpA, translating into MFSVTPKAVDEIKRLLAEDDIENAFLRVRIVPGGCSGFSYEMGFDDETDEGDNLIESDGIKVAIDEISYTYLDGSVLDFKDGLEGKGFAIENPNATGSCGCGQSFTA; encoded by the coding sequence ATGTTTTCCGTAACTCCCAAAGCCGTAGATGAAATAAAAAGGCTGCTTGCCGAAGACGACATAGAAAATGCGTTTCTCAGGGTAAGGATAGTGCCCGGGGGCTGTTCCGGGTTTTCCTACGAGATGGGATTTGACGATGAAACCGATGAAGGAGACAACCTGATCGAGTCCGACGGCATAAAGGTCGCTATCGACGAGATCAGCTACACCTATCTCGACGGATCGGTTCTTGATTTCAAGGATGGTCTTGAGGGAAAGGGCTTCGCGATCGAAAACCCTAATGCGACCGGCTCCTGCGGCTGCGGACAGTCTTTCACCGCATAG
- a CDS encoding Xaa-Pro peptidase family protein, which yields MSKTAYLIIDSSERNSDLYHRTGFFVPDPVIFFEHDGEGTLVLSDLELERGKKEARVERVVSLGEWVARIRGGKRKRPGIAEVAAAILKERGIRSLVVQRYFPVSYADALRGAGFFVRTAKKDFLFPERLRKSPAEVSLIKKALYATAWAMRIAISIISDSVVKGSVLYRDGKPLTSEIVRSAISSYLAERGYLASNTIVAGGVQGSMPHEKGSGPLKAGWPVVIDIFPRSQEDGYFGDMTRTVVKGEPSAELLRMYDTVLRGQKIALSMIKDGVRSKDVHGAVIDFFTERGFPTTASGSGSPEGFIHSTGHGLGLDIHEPPRIGPGNEILKEGNVVTVEPGLYYERLGGVRIEDVVLVTRDGNQNLTRCSKKFRV from the coding sequence GTGAGCAAAACGGCCTACCTTATAATCGATTCGAGCGAGCGCAATTCTGATCTTTACCACAGAACCGGTTTTTTCGTTCCGGACCCTGTTATTTTTTTCGAGCACGACGGGGAAGGGACGCTGGTTCTCAGCGATCTTGAACTTGAGCGGGGGAAAAAAGAGGCAAGAGTAGAGCGGGTCGTCTCACTCGGGGAGTGGGTTGCCAGGATTCGCGGCGGGAAGAGAAAAAGGCCCGGTATTGCCGAGGTGGCCGCGGCAATTCTCAAGGAAAGAGGAATAAGGAGCCTGGTTGTCCAGAGGTACTTTCCGGTTTCCTATGCCGACGCGCTTCGGGGAGCCGGTTTTTTCGTCCGCACCGCGAAGAAAGATTTCCTTTTTCCCGAGCGTCTCAGGAAATCCCCGGCGGAAGTCTCACTAATAAAGAAGGCACTTTACGCTACGGCATGGGCCATGAGGATTGCCATTTCAATTATATCGGATTCAGTGGTCAAGGGCTCCGTGCTTTACCGCGACGGCAAGCCCCTTACTTCCGAGATAGTGCGCTCCGCCATAAGCTCCTATCTTGCCGAACGGGGGTATCTGGCTTCGAACACCATAGTGGCCGGAGGGGTTCAGGGTTCCATGCCCCACGAGAAGGGCTCAGGCCCTCTTAAGGCCGGATGGCCGGTGGTGATCGACATTTTCCCGAGGTCCCAGGAGGACGGCTATTTCGGCGACATGACGAGGACGGTTGTTAAGGGCGAGCCCTCGGCTGAACTTCTGAGAATGTACGATACCGTTTTGCGCGGTCAGAAAATCGCGCTTTCCATGATAAAAGACGGCGTGAGATCAAAGGACGTGCACGGCGCGGTAATAGATTTCTTCACGGAACGGGGGTTTCCTACCACGGCTTCGGGTTCCGGAAGCCCCGAAGGGTTCATACATTCAACGGGCCACGGCCTGGGGCTTGACATCCATGAGCCGCCGAGAATCGGTCCCGGAAACGAGATCCTTAAGGAGGGAAATGTTGTTACTGTAGAACCCGGTCTTTACTACGAGCGTCTCGGGGGAGTCAGGATAGAGGACGTGGTTCTGGTCACGCGGGACGGAAACCAGAACCTGACCCGGTGTTCGAAGAAATTTCGGGTCTAG
- the mazG gene encoding nucleoside triphosphate pyrophosphohydrolase, translating to MKEEKTFDDIVSLARRLRAPGGCPWDREQTLESLRAYVLEEAYEVIQAIELGDTDGLVEELGDFLFQVVFISQIASEEGKFGIGDVTQRLHDKLIRRHPHVFGEKKAKDADEALRTWNAEKLKEKKGKADLEEIPRAMPSLMRAQRVGEKAARAGFDWSDVSSVFAKVKEELVELEREMEAGEKNRSREEWGDLVFSVVNLARHLDIDAETTSHGAVEKFIERFSRFEEKARTGEKEISTLSMEQMDEIWEEIKKT from the coding sequence ATGAAAGAGGAAAAAACTTTTGACGATATAGTTTCGCTTGCGAGGCGTCTGCGCGCTCCGGGAGGCTGTCCATGGGACAGGGAGCAGACGCTTGAGTCGCTTCGGGCGTACGTTCTCGAGGAGGCCTACGAGGTAATACAGGCAATAGAGCTTGGGGACACGGACGGACTCGTAGAGGAGCTTGGAGATTTTCTTTTCCAGGTTGTCTTCATTTCCCAGATAGCAAGCGAAGAAGGGAAATTCGGCATAGGCGATGTTACCCAGAGACTCCACGACAAACTCATAAGAAGGCACCCTCACGTGTTCGGTGAGAAAAAAGCCAAGGATGCGGACGAAGCCTTAAGGACTTGGAACGCCGAGAAGCTCAAGGAGAAAAAAGGGAAAGCCGATCTGGAGGAAATACCGAGAGCCATGCCTTCATTGATGAGGGCGCAGAGGGTCGGCGAGAAGGCGGCTCGCGCCGGGTTTGACTGGAGCGATGTTTCTTCGGTTTTTGCCAAGGTAAAGGAGGAACTGGTTGAGCTTGAGCGGGAAATGGAGGCCGGGGAGAAAAACAGGTCCCGGGAGGAGTGGGGAGATCTTGTTTTTTCCGTCGTGAATCTGGCAAGACATCTTGACATTGACGCCGAGACTACGTCTCATGGGGCCGTCGAGAAGTTCATAGAGAGATTCTCCCGGTTCGAAGAGAAAGCGCGGACCGGGGAAAAAGAGATAAGCACTCTTTCCATGGAGCAGATGGACGAGATCTGGGAAGAAATAAAAAAGACGTAG
- a CDS encoding outer membrane beta-barrel protein: protein MRHFAGNGCLWLVAVLVAAALSVTDAAAEGFYVGLEAGFSKSGDMDVSQSLIDHPTQCDSFLYPSGATPPMDAECTTEKTTIIANVFAPGAGFAGGATLGYAFGNGLRFEAEYLNRRQGSQTRLARLSSGGETFDQKESEWDENDPPSERVYDLSAHHFFLNAYYDLRNDSPFTPYIGGGIGVGSTEMRYSARFLRRSDLGAEPWQIAAAGTVSDIDTKLGKTRFGFQVVGGVDYALSDDISVGAKARWTRLSDFDRDDLSWKRVRGHEPIRADGVTPLTTDFEVGDTDSWTFTVGLKYYL from the coding sequence ATGAGACATTTTGCGGGCAACGGGTGTCTTTGGCTTGTGGCGGTTCTTGTGGCGGCCGCCTTGTCGGTGACGGATGCAGCGGCGGAAGGTTTTTATGTAGGGCTTGAAGCGGGTTTTTCAAAGTCGGGAGACATGGATGTTTCCCAGTCCTTGATTGATCACCCGACCCAATGCGATTCGTTTCTTTACCCTTCCGGTGCGACTCCACCGATGGACGCGGAGTGCACCACCGAAAAGACAACTATCATTGCAAACGTGTTTGCTCCCGGCGCTGGCTTCGCGGGGGGCGCGACCCTTGGTTACGCATTCGGTAACGGGCTGCGTTTTGAGGCGGAGTATCTAAACCGTCGCCAAGGCTCGCAGACAAGACTCGCACGCCTCAGTTCCGGCGGCGAAACGTTCGATCAGAAGGAGAGCGAATGGGACGAAAACGATCCTCCTTCAGAACGCGTGTATGACCTCAGCGCTCATCATTTCTTCCTGAACGCCTACTACGACCTACGCAACGACTCGCCCTTTACGCCTTATATCGGGGGCGGTATAGGTGTGGGTTCGACGGAAATGCGTTACTCCGCCAGATTTCTGCGCAGAAGCGATCTGGGCGCGGAACCGTGGCAGATTGCCGCGGCGGGCACGGTCAGCGACATAGATACAAAGCTGGGAAAAACCAGGTTCGGCTTTCAGGTTGTGGGCGGAGTCGACTACGCGCTCAGCGACGATATTTCAGTCGGCGCTAAGGCCCGCTGGACGCGCCTTAGCGATTTTGACCGCGACGACCTGTCTTGGAAGCGGGTCAGAGGCCACGAACCCATACGCGCCGACGGCGTTACGCCGCTTACGACCGATTTCGAAGTGGGTGACACAGACAGCTGGACCTTCACGGTCGGGCTCAAGTATTATCTCTGA
- a CDS encoding cofactor-independent phosphoglycerate mutase: protein MKYLVLQGDGMPDHKLPELEGRTPLEVAETPNLDAIAKRAEIFGTAKTIPDPLPPGSDVGNLAVLGYDPTKYYTGRSPLEAASIGISLGETDVTVRCNLVSLAERDGRTVMEDYSAGHITDDDAAGIIEDLKKEFDGEEFSLNQGVSYRHLLLWRGGNSNIQTTPPHDISGKEIAPWLPSGDGAEKLLGLMERSRRILKDHPVNKKRRADGKNTADSIWLWGEGTRPDMPSLQELYGITGSVVSAVDLVKGIGIFAAMEVIEVPGATGYLDTNYAGKVSGAIESLQRVDLAMIHIEATDETGHVGDASLKIQAIEDFDQKVVGPALAGMEQFGEYRVLVLSDHPTPIDLRTHSNEPVPFAILDSANRSIKHDSLVYTEDCAAASGVYVKEGWKLLGTLVARQE, encoded by the coding sequence GTGAAATATCTTGTACTCCAAGGCGACGGCATGCCTGACCACAAGCTCCCCGAGCTTGAGGGCAGGACTCCGCTTGAAGTCGCCGAGACCCCAAACCTTGACGCGATCGCCAAGCGGGCCGAGATTTTCGGGACCGCAAAAACCATTCCGGATCCTCTCCCTCCGGGAAGCGACGTGGGAAACCTGGCGGTGCTGGGCTACGATCCCACGAAATACTACACGGGAAGATCCCCCCTTGAAGCCGCGAGCATTGGGATTTCGCTCGGGGAAACGGACGTCACGGTGCGATGCAATCTTGTATCTCTCGCCGAGAGAGACGGCCGGACGGTCATGGAGGACTACAGCGCCGGGCACATAACGGACGATGACGCGGCCGGGATCATCGAAGATCTGAAAAAAGAGTTCGACGGGGAGGAGTTTTCCCTGAACCAAGGGGTAAGCTACAGGCATCTTCTGCTCTGGCGCGGAGGAAACAGCAACATCCAAACGACGCCGCCTCATGACATTTCCGGAAAGGAAATCGCTCCCTGGCTTCCTTCGGGAGACGGGGCGGAAAAACTCCTCGGCCTCATGGAGAGATCCCGCAGGATACTTAAAGACCATCCCGTGAACAAGAAAAGAAGAGCCGATGGGAAAAACACCGCGGACTCCATATGGCTCTGGGGCGAGGGGACAAGACCCGACATGCCGTCCCTTCAGGAGCTTTACGGAATCACCGGGTCAGTTGTATCGGCGGTCGACCTCGTAAAGGGGATAGGAATATTCGCCGCGATGGAAGTAATCGAGGTTCCGGGAGCGACCGGGTACCTTGACACCAACTACGCGGGAAAGGTGAGCGGCGCTATCGAGTCGTTGCAACGCGTGGACCTCGCAATGATCCACATAGAGGCAACGGATGAAACGGGTCATGTCGGAGACGCGAGCCTCAAGATACAGGCGATCGAGGATTTTGACCAAAAGGTAGTAGGGCCTGCACTCGCGGGGATGGAGCAGTTCGGTGAATACAGGGTGCTTGTACTTTCGGACCACCCCACCCCCATAGATCTCAGGACCCACTCGAACGAACCCGTCCCATTTGCCATACTTGATTCCGCGAACCGCTCGATAAAGCATGACTCTCTTGTTTATACCGAGGACTGCGCCGCGGCAAGCGGAGTCTATGTAAAAGAAGGCTGGAAGCTATTGGGAACGCTTGTCGCCAGACAGGAATAA
- a CDS encoding DUF2237 domain-containing protein, translating to MKTEEKNIFGEDLRECGTDPMTGFFRDGCCRAAVEDVGLHLVCAEMTEEFLEFSKSRGNDLTTPRPEFGFEGLKPGDRWCLCALRWKEALEGGVAPPVFLQSTHESVLRIIDLSDLKKHAVDVS from the coding sequence ATGAAAACGGAAGAGAAAAACATATTCGGCGAGGATCTGAGAGAGTGCGGCACCGATCCGATGACCGGATTTTTCAGGGACGGCTGCTGCAGGGCGGCGGTCGAGGATGTGGGGCTTCACCTGGTCTGCGCGGAGATGACGGAGGAATTTCTCGAATTTTCGAAGTCCAGGGGAAACGACCTCACAACCCCCCGCCCCGAGTTCGGTTTTGAGGGGCTAAAACCCGGAGACAGGTGGTGTCTTTGCGCGCTTCGCTGGAAAGAGGCGCTTGAGGGCGGCGTGGCTCCCCCGGTTTTCCTGCAGTCGACCCACGAATCGGTACTCAGGATCATTGATCTCTCCGATCTTAAAAAACACGCGGTCGACGTATCCTGA
- the aroA gene encoding 3-phosphoshikimate 1-carboxyvinyltransferase, with the protein MSDFILKEKTRTLAGEITPPGDKSISHRAVILGSLGRGKTKASGFLASQDTLATANAFRSMGIEVEVGAGGVEIAGRGLFGLKEPRKTIDAENSGTTARLLTGVLSAQSFPSTITGDDSLRRRPMSRVTVPLRSMGARISGEGEVLPLHITGSELQGIDYRSPVASAQVKSTILLAGLYAAGRTSVTELERTRDHTERMLRYFGVPVQVSGTRVSVSQGMEFSGTELEIPSDISSAAFFIVAALVNPGSEIMVKNVGLNPLRTGVLDILWEMGADISVENRRQCCGEPVGDIIARHGALRAVRIEGESVSRAIDELPVISVAACFAEGETVISGAGELRVKETDRISAMTGELSKLGADISETPDGMIINGTGELRGARCESRGDHRVAMSLVVAATRARGETVIGDAGCVSISFPEFFPLFETLIDSK; encoded by the coding sequence ATGTCCGATTTCATACTCAAGGAAAAAACCCGCACGCTTGCCGGAGAGATAACCCCTCCCGGAGATAAATCCATTTCCCACAGAGCGGTCATTCTGGGCTCGCTTGGGCGGGGAAAGACCAAGGCGAGCGGGTTTCTCGCTTCCCAAGACACCCTTGCTACGGCGAACGCTTTTAGAAGCATGGGGATCGAGGTGGAAGTAGGTGCGGGAGGAGTGGAAATTGCGGGAAGGGGCCTTTTCGGCCTCAAGGAGCCCCGAAAGACTATAGACGCTGAGAATTCGGGAACCACCGCCAGGCTCCTCACGGGAGTTCTAAGCGCCCAGAGTTTCCCCTCAACCATTACCGGGGATGATTCCCTGCGTCGCCGTCCCATGTCCAGAGTGACTGTCCCGCTTCGCAGCATGGGGGCCAGAATATCGGGGGAGGGAGAGGTTCTTCCTCTTCACATAACAGGCTCGGAACTTCAGGGAATAGATTACCGATCTCCCGTGGCGAGCGCGCAGGTAAAATCCACGATTCTGCTCGCGGGACTCTATGCCGCGGGAAGGACCAGCGTGACGGAACTCGAAAGAACCCGGGACCACACCGAAAGGATGCTGCGCTACTTCGGAGTTCCGGTGCAGGTAAGCGGAACACGTGTCTCGGTAAGCCAGGGAATGGAGTTTTCGGGAACCGAGCTTGAAATCCCCTCGGACATCTCATCGGCGGCTTTTTTTATCGTCGCCGCGCTTGTAAACCCGGGATCGGAAATCATGGTAAAAAATGTCGGACTTAACCCGCTTAGAACCGGGGTGCTTGATATCCTGTGGGAAATGGGGGCCGACATCTCGGTTGAGAACCGCCGCCAGTGCTGCGGGGAACCGGTAGGGGATATAATTGCCCGCCACGGCGCGCTTCGCGCCGTGCGCATAGAGGGAGAGTCGGTGTCGCGGGCCATAGACGAGCTTCCCGTTATTTCCGTGGCCGCGTGTTTTGCCGAGGGCGAAACGGTCATAAGCGGCGCGGGGGAGCTTCGGGTGAAGGAAACCGACAGGATAAGCGCCATGACGGGTGAACTTTCGAAACTTGGCGCGGACATAAGCGAAACACCGGACGGCATGATTATAAACGGCACGGGTGAGCTTCGCGGAGCCCGGTGCGAGAGCCGCGGAGACCACCGAGTCGCCATGTCTCTTGTCGTCGCTGCCACGCGGGCCCGAGGGGAGACGGTGATCGGGGATGCCGGATGCGTTTCCATTTCATTTCCTGAATTCTTCCCGCTTTTCGAGACTCTCATAGATTCCAAATGA
- the cmk gene encoding (d)CMP kinase, with translation MKQDSDNIVTIDGPSGVGKSTVAKRVADLLGFSCLDTGAMYRAVALKVSEAEVDPNDPASLSRLLSGTTVEFSPDGHVFLDGRDVSKLIRTERISSLSSELAELAEVREFLIGIQRKIGEGENIVAEGRDMGTYVFPGAKYKFYLDATVAERAKRRFLQNKQGDIPLSDVQDELRRRDRRDTLRAENPLRPAQDAVVIDTTRMSAEDVIAAIFLRTKDISHRGD, from the coding sequence ATGAAACAAGACAGCGACAATATCGTTACCATAGACGGACCTTCGGGAGTGGGGAAAAGCACCGTTGCTAAGCGAGTGGCCGACCTGCTCGGTTTTTCGTGTCTTGACACGGGCGCCATGTACAGGGCCGTGGCGCTTAAGGTAAGCGAGGCGGAGGTTGACCCCAACGACCCCGCTTCGCTCTCGCGGCTGCTTTCCGGAACTACGGTGGAGTTCTCTCCGGATGGCCATGTTTTTCTTGACGGGCGTGACGTCTCGAAACTTATAAGGACGGAGAGGATCTCTTCCCTTTCCTCCGAACTCGCGGAACTTGCCGAAGTAAGGGAATTTCTCATCGGCATTCAGAGAAAGATCGGGGAAGGGGAAAACATAGTTGCCGAGGGAAGGGATATGGGAACCTATGTTTTTCCCGGGGCAAAATATAAATTCTATCTCGACGCTACGGTTGCCGAGAGAGCGAAAAGGAGATTTCTTCAAAATAAGCAGGGAGATATTCCCCTCTCGGATGTTCAGGACGAGCTTCGCAGAAGGGACCGTCGCGACACGCTTCGCGCGGAGAACCCCCTTCGACCCGCCCAGGACGCCGTGGTGATAGATACGACCCGAATGAGCGCCGAAGACGTGATTGCGGCGATATTTCTTCGCACAAAAGATATCTCTCACCGCGGCGACTGA